The following are encoded in a window of Drosophila simulans strain w501 chromosome 3L, Prin_Dsim_3.1, whole genome shotgun sequence genomic DNA:
- the LOC6739625 gene encoding retinitis pigmentosa 1-like 1 protein isoform X1, with protein sequence MTATARQSATSRKQPAIAMLNGNAFTVKRLLALLIIFTVVDASRSLELGDKCQHDMDCTDFIKGSSCSALGYCECAPYFVQLDSKRCLSSQLLGGDCQLSEQCSMKVANSSCLEGACRCVEGFLQFRKHTCLGPAHPGAVCYSHAHCQMFDTRTHCDFLIPNLFGRCQCTSPAKMVGGLCVAPAADQEDQKQEQAVEKVEQPASSTTTTTTTTTTPRPTTRTTRRTTTTTTTTTPAPTTTTRRTTTTTTTTTPAPILLEDELPASVEEQSLEEDDGETTKLRPEVVEVDNGEKLEAVDLAHEETELTQQQNQLDEQQHQEEEQKHQEEEQHRIEQQQNQEEEQQQQHQQVIAQASDAELPQSSQDATTGVQQLLTPADVPTEDAINAEQETEAGPTEDYPYKIDEEYTEEHNDKPEAPELTVDQPEHEESPVAPEIVPIEADEEAAEASGGQEIASSPIDDTMKFDYETSVDEVEPAKPEDERETEAVHQATNEGVVPIDTESETDAESSTEPQIQTQLLQEDGEPETSQTVADEELIPVNEAEIESVTKAADEAEEIPEEETPEDLASGDHELDVAVASHDDEVEPPKQEEPTEALKIEQPAQVESESQNVDEVGKPEEPQTEMEIEKEKEETPATEAAEVELPATEAKPDMESEIDQVEQSADIKPTSGEDDLNEANQLNQDQVTEQAALEQEEIEEKEPEQVVDMHQDADEATTEKPVQDHDQEEVEAITEAEHGQLTYPTNDDELAPVEIEPELTTEEPEIAENTTELTEQQQQQQQDEEEIAEAALAHEEQLQQVEPEENANAIKTPEVSEAIAEPQADLETPSATEKEIEPQTADHVEEEPVAITERIQEAEPEPEIEPTNDEVSQVDADQAKLELPIKSDAEISEEATEEPAQTEVAPEVETETEASESAQTSPEISVEQDEVAIDKNENDNIIQGAEPNEEKELIPEPQPMPEEEDLPVQEEAVPEEQELAKPEMDYTSVEHLQELSQPEETTAAIEAEESDSRESTLAPEAPDAHIAIVSEERDPEHDPQNFHESESIADILSDLMLEGDSTVPPVPFGQQPAQTVPMVEANSENEEEQAHEAISDLQAEADETQDHAEQVEPVNEQGTAIPELFAEAAKDEEDVPALPESEEAKTEPPSALEEEQPIPSEGEQTPVEEEHQDDEEEHQQDQEEHQQDEEEPLKEVETESLPEEATTEKFQEPEPEEYNTPLPEELPFDLTDHSDVHRFNELQSESLVLESTTNIDGLQELDNNHIEEEEPAAHAIPHEEATPNPADIVEITTQTMLGLASRVTLMEPAAPVVTTLMPLMTADEPTPEPVSPAAIPSASLAAIKPGSELRKRVDLGLEAVSLGLACSSDRQCQLADPHTVCNRRGVCDCAVGEEGSQCSAERTGCSPGTFQCRSSGVCISWFFVCDGRADCNDASDEECTHNARLNQTCPTESFRCQRSGRCISRAALCDGRRQCPHGEDELGCDGSVKGGNACPEHTFRCGSGECLPEYEYCNAIVSCKDGSDEPPHLCGSRALPNLFMRLIEAGGLLGGGRREADAYCPHRCSNGLCRSTAIVCSGRDGCGDGTDEQTCAVCRCPAPTAASLPAFLARQRPMPLW encoded by the exons CTGCCCATCCTGGTGCCGTTTGctacagccacgcccactgtcaAATGTTCGACACCCGCACCCACTGTGACTTCCTCATCCCGAATCTCTTCGGACGCTGCCAGTGCACAAGTCCAGCCAAAATGGTGGGTGGTCTCTGTGTGGCCCCGGCGGCGGATCAGGAGGATCAGAAGCAGGAACAGGCCGTCGAGAAGGTAGAGCAGCCAGCTAGCAGTACCACTAccacgacgacaacaacaaccactccTAGGCCCACAACTAGAACCACGAGAAGaacaacgacgacaacgacTACCACCACTCCAGCcccaacaacaaccaccagAAGAACAACAACGACCACAACGACGACAACTCCCGCGCCCATTCTCCTAGAAGATGAGCTGCCCGCCAGCGTGGAGGAGCAATCGCTGGAGGAAGACGATGGTGAGACCACCAAGCTGAGACCCGAGGTCGTTGAGGTTGATAATGGTGAAAAATTGGAGGCTGTGGACCTGGCTCATGAGGAAACCGAACTGACACAGCAGCAAAATCAATTAGatgagcagcaacatcaggaGGAGGAACAGAAACATCAAGAGGAGGAACAACATAGGattgagcagcagcagaaccaagaggaggagcagcagcagcagcatcagcaggtCATAGCCCAGGCCAGCGACGCAGAGCTTCCTCAATCCTCACAAGATGCCACCACTGGAGTCCAACAGCTGCTCACACCCGCAGATGTACCAACCGAGGATGCCATTAATGCGGAGCAGGAAACTGAGGCTGGACCCACCGAAGATTACCCATACAAGATCGATGAGGAGTATACGGAGGAGCACAATGACAAGCCAGAAGCTCCAGAACTGACAGTGGATCAACCTGAGCACGAAGAATCCCCTGTAGCACCTGAAATCGTGCCCATCGAAGCGGATGAGGAGGCTGCTGAGGCCTCGGGTGGTCAAGAGATTGCCTCATCGCCCATCGACGATACCATGAAATTCGATTATGAAACCTCAGTGGATGAAGTTGAGCCAGCCAAGCCAGAAGATGAGAGGGAGACGGAGGCAGTACACCAGGCGACTAATGAGGGGGTGGTGCCCATCGATACCGAGAGCGAGACTGATGCAGAGTCTAGCACCGAGCCCCAGATCCAgacgcagctgctgcaggaggATGGAGAGCCAGAGACATCGCAGACTGTGGCCGATGAAGAACTGATCCCGGTTAATGAAGCTGAAATCGAAAGTGTGACGAAGGCAGCCGACGAGGCCGAGGAGATACCGGAGGAGGAAACACCTGAGGATCTGGCCTCTGGAGATCATGAGCTGGATGTTGCTGTAGCCAGCCACGACGATGAGGTGGAGCCGCCCAAGCAGGAGGAGCCAACAGAAGCGTTGAAGATCGAACAGCCAGCCCAGGTGGAGAGTGAAAGCCAAAACGTCGACGAGGTGGGAAAACCAGAGGAGCCACAGACcgaaatggaaatagaaaaagaaaaagaagaaacgcCAGCGACCGAAGCCGCAGAAGTGGAGCTGCCGGCCACAGAAGCCAAACCAGATATGGAATCCGAGATCGATCAGGTGGAACAAAGCGCCGACATCAAGCCGACAAGTGGCGAAGATGATTTAAATGAAGCCAATCAATTAAATCAAGACCAAGTCACCGAGCAAGCCGCTCTCGAGCAGGAGGAGATCGAAGAAAAAGAGCCCGAGCAGGTGGTGGATATGCATCAAGATGCAGATGAAGCCACAACGGAGAAACCAGTCCAAGATCACgaccaggaggaggtggaggcaATCACCGAAGCGGAGCACGGACAATTGACATACCCAACAAATGATGATGAATTGGCGCCAGTGGAAATAGAACCAGAGCTGACCACAGAGGAACCAGAAATCGCTGAGAATACCACCGAGCTTAccgagcaacagcagcagcagcagcaggatgaggaggagaTTGCAGAGGCGGCACTCGCACATGAGGAGCAGTTGCAGCAGGTGGAGCCcgaggaaaatgcaaatgcaattaagaCGCCCGAAGTGTCGGAAGCAATTGCAGAGCCCCAGGCGGATCTGGAAACCCCGTCAGCCACCGAGAAGGAGATCGAACCACAGACAGCGGACCATGTCGAGGAGGAGCCAGTGGCGATAACCGAGCGCATTCAAGAGGcagagccagagccagaaATTGAGCCCACTAATGACGAGGTGTCGCAGGTGGATGCGGACCAGGCCAAGCTAGAGCTGCCAATTAAGAGCGATGCCGAAATCTCGGAGGAAGCCACCGAGGAACCTGCTCAGACGGAGGTTGCTCCCGAAGTGGAAACGGAAACCGAGGCCAGTGAAAGTGCTCAGACATCTCCAGAGATTAGCGTAGAGCAAGACGAAGTTGCGATCGATAAAAACGAGAATGACAACATTATCCAGGGGGCCGAACCCAATGAAGAGAAGGAACTAATCCCGGAACCACAACCTATGCCTGAAGAGGAGGACTTGCCAGTTCAAGAGGAAGCTGTTCCGGAGGAACAGGAGTTGGCCAAGCCAGAAATGGACTATACCAGCGTGGAGCATCTACAGGAACTTTCCCAGCCAGAAGAAACGACTGCTGCTATTGAAGCGGAAGAATCTGACTCTCGCGAGTCCACTTTGGCTCCAGAGGCTCCAGATGCACATATTGCCATTGTGAGCGAGGAACGCGATCCCGAACATGATCCTCAGAACTTCCATGAGAGCGAGAGCATTGCTGATATCCTCAGCGACTTGATGTTGGAGGGTGACAGCACTGTGCCCCCTGTtccatttggccagcagccCGCCCAAACGGTTCCCATGGTGGAGGCCAACTCGGAGAACGAGGAGGAACAAGCACATGAAGCCATTTCGGATCTCCAGGCTGAAGCCGATGAGACCCAGGATCATGCCGAGCAAGTGGAACCGGTTAACGAGCAAGGAACTGCTATTCCCGAACTGTTTGCAGAGGCAGCTAAGGATGAAGAAGATGTCCCAGCTCTCCCAGAATCTGAAGAAGCGAAAACCGAACCACCAAGCGCTCTAGAGGAGGAGCAGCCCATCCCCAGTGAAGGGGAGCAAACGCCCGTGGAAGAGGAGCACCAGGATGATGAAGAGGAGCACCAGCAGGATCAAGAGGAACATCagcaggatgaggaggagcCCCTTAAGGAAGTAGAAACGGAATCCCTGCCAGAAGAAGCCACCACAGAAAAGTTCCAAGAGCCCGAGCCCGAAGAATATAACACTCCGTTGCCCGAGGAACTGCCCTTCGATCTTACAGATCACTCCGATGTGCACCGCTTCAATGAGCTGCAATCCGAAAGTCTAGTTCTGGAATCCACCACCAACATCGATGGTCTGCAGGAACTGGACAACAACCATATTGAGGAAGAGGAGCCAGCAGCTCATGCCATTCCACATGAGGAGGCCACACCCAATCCCGCTGACATTGTGGAGATCACCACCCAGACCATGTTGGGCCTGGCCAGTCGTGTGACCCTTATGGAGCCCGCTGCTCCTGTCGTGACCACGCTAATGCCCCTGATGACCGCCGATGAACCCACGCCGGAACCCGTTTCTCCAGCAGCCATTCCTTCCGCCTCTCTGGCTGCCATCAAGCCTGGTTCAGAATTGCGCAAGCGCGTGGATTTGGGCCTCGAAGCAGTTTCCCTGGGATTAGCCTGCAGCAGCGATCGTCAGTGCCAGTTGGCTGATCCCCACACCGTGTGCAATAGACGAGGAGTCTGCGATTGCGCTGTCGGAGAAGAGGGATCGCAGTGCAGCGCCGAGAGAACCGGATGCAGTCCGGGAACCTTCCAG TGCCGCTCGAGTGGCGTGTGCATCTCATGGTTCTTTGTGTGCGACGGCCGCGCCGACTGCAATGACGCCTCCGACGAGGAGTGCACCCACAACGCCCGCCTCAACCAGACCTGCCCCACGGAATCCTTCCGCTGCCAGCGAAGCGGTCGCTGCATCTCGCGCGCTGCGCTGTGCGACGGACGACGGCAGTGTCCACATGGCGAGGACGAGCTGGGCTGCGATGGCAGCGTGAAGGGCGGCAACGCCTGTCCGGAGCACACCTTCCGCTGCGGCAGCGGCGAGTGCCTGCCGGAGTACGAGTACTGCAACGCGATCGTGTCCTGCAAGGACGGCAGCGATGAGCCGCCGCATCTGTGCGGATCCCGCGCCCTCCCCAACCTCTTCATGCGCCTCATCGAGGCGGGCGGCCTGCTCGGCGGTGGTCGGCGGGAGGCGGACGCCTACTGCCCGCACCGCTGCAGCAACGGACTGTGCCGCTCCACGGCCATCGTCTGCTCCGGACGGGATGGCTGCGGCGATGGCACCGACGAACAAACCTGCGCCGTGTGCC GCTGTCCCGCCCCGACTGCTGCCAGCCTGCCCGCATTCTTGGCCCGGCAACGCCCCATGCCGCTGTGGTAG
- the LOC27206286 gene encoding serine protease 1, producing the protein MKVFLTILALAVASASAYESVVHPKDLPKVGKIEGRITNGYPAEEGKAPYTVGLGFSGGWWCGGSIISNEWVLTAEHCIGGDAVTVYFGATWRTNAQFTHWVGSGNFITHGSADIALIRIPHVDFWHMVNKVELPSYNDRYNDYNEWWAVACGWGGTYDGSPLPDWMQCADLQIIHNSECASYYGTGTVGDNIICVRVVDGKGTCGGDSGGPLVTHDGGKLVGVTNWVSGAGCQAGHPAGFQRVTYHLDWIRDHTGIAYY; encoded by the coding sequence ATGAAGGTGTTCCTAACTATTCTGGCTTTGGCCGTGGCCTCCGCCTCGGCGTACGAGAGCGTCGTGCACCCCAAGGATCTGCCCAAGGTGGGCAAGATCGAGGGTCGCATTACCAACGGCTACCCGGCGGAGGAGGGCAAGGCTCCCTACACCGTCGGTCTGGGTTTCAGCGGCGgctggtggtgcggtggctCCATCATCTCCAACGAGTGGGTCCTTACCGCCGAGCACTGCATCGGAGGTGATGCCGTGACTGTCTACTTCGGAGCCACCTGGCGCACCAACGCCCAGTTCACCCACTGGGTTGGAAGCGGCAACTTCATCACCCACGGATCCGCTGACATCGCCCTCATCCGCATCCCTCACGTGGACTTCTGGCACATGGTGAACAAGGTGGAGCTGCCCAGCTACAACGATCGCTACAACGACTACAACGAATGGTGGGCTGTTGCCTGCGGCTGGGGTGGCACCTACGACGGCAGCCCCCTGCCCGATTGGATGCAGTGCGCCGATCTCCAGATCATCCACAACTCCGAGTGCGCCAGCTACTACGGAACCGGCACCGTCGGCGACAACATCATCTGCGTGCGCGTGGTCGATGGCAAGGGCACCTGCGGAGGCGACTCCGGCGGTCCTCTGGTCACCCATGACGGCGGCAAGCTTGTGGGAGTCACCAACTGGGTGTCGGGAGCCGGTTGCCAGGCTGGCCACCCCGCTGGCTTCCAGCGTGTGACCTACCACTTGGACTGGATCCGTGACCACACCGGCATTGCTTACTACTAA
- the LOC6739625 gene encoding fibrous sheath CABYR-binding protein isoform X2, with protein MFDTRTHCDFLIPNLFGRCQCTSPAKMVGGLCVAPAADQEDQKQEQAVEKVEQPASSTTTTTTTTTTPRPTTRTTRRTTTTTTTTTPAPTTTTRRTTTTTTTTTPAPILLEDELPASVEEQSLEEDDGETTKLRPEVVEVDNGEKLEAVDLAHEETELTQQQNQLDEQQHQEEEQKHQEEEQHRIEQQQNQEEEQQQQHQQVIAQASDAELPQSSQDATTGVQQLLTPADVPTEDAINAEQETEAGPTEDYPYKIDEEYTEEHNDKPEAPELTVDQPEHEESPVAPEIVPIEADEEAAEASGGQEIASSPIDDTMKFDYETSVDEVEPAKPEDERETEAVHQATNEGVVPIDTESETDAESSTEPQIQTQLLQEDGEPETSQTVADEELIPVNEAEIESVTKAADEAEEIPEEETPEDLASGDHELDVAVASHDDEVEPPKQEEPTEALKIEQPAQVESESQNVDEVGKPEEPQTEMEIEKEKEETPATEAAEVELPATEAKPDMESEIDQVEQSADIKPTSGEDDLNEANQLNQDQVTEQAALEQEEIEEKEPEQVVDMHQDADEATTEKPVQDHDQEEVEAITEAEHGQLTYPTNDDELAPVEIEPELTTEEPEIAENTTELTEQQQQQQQDEEEIAEAALAHEEQLQQVEPEENANAIKTPEVSEAIAEPQADLETPSATEKEIEPQTADHVEEEPVAITERIQEAEPEPEIEPTNDEVSQVDADQAKLELPIKSDAEISEEATEEPAQTEVAPEVETETEASESAQTSPEISVEQDEVAIDKNENDNIIQGAEPNEEKELIPEPQPMPEEEDLPVQEEAVPEEQELAKPEMDYTSVEHLQELSQPEETTAAIEAEESDSRESTLAPEAPDAHIAIVSEERDPEHDPQNFHESESIADILSDLMLEGDSTVPPVPFGQQPAQTVPMVEANSENEEEQAHEAISDLQAEADETQDHAEQVEPVNEQGTAIPELFAEAAKDEEDVPALPESEEAKTEPPSALEEEQPIPSEGEQTPVEEEHQDDEEEHQQDQEEHQQDEEEPLKEVETESLPEEATTEKFQEPEPEEYNTPLPEELPFDLTDHSDVHRFNELQSESLVLESTTNIDGLQELDNNHIEEEEPAAHAIPHEEATPNPADIVEITTQTMLGLASRVTLMEPAAPVVTTLMPLMTADEPTPEPVSPAAIPSASLAAIKPGSELRKRVDLGLEAVSLGLACSSDRQCQLADPHTVCNRRGVCDCAVGEEGSQCSAERTGCSPGTFQCRSSGVCISWFFVCDGRADCNDASDEECTHNARLNQTCPTESFRCQRSGRCISRAALCDGRRQCPHGEDELGCDGSVKGGNACPEHTFRCGSGECLPEYEYCNAIVSCKDGSDEPPHLCGSRALPNLFMRLIEAGGLLGGGRREADAYCPHRCSNGLCRSTAIVCSGRDGCGDGTDEQTCAVCRCPAPTAASLPAFLARQRPMPLW; from the exons ATGTTCGACACCCGCACCCACTGTGACTTCCTCATCCCGAATCTCTTCGGACGCTGCCAGTGCACAAGTCCAGCCAAAATGGTGGGTGGTCTCTGTGTGGCCCCGGCGGCGGATCAGGAGGATCAGAAGCAGGAACAGGCCGTCGAGAAGGTAGAGCAGCCAGCTAGCAGTACCACTAccacgacgacaacaacaaccactccTAGGCCCACAACTAGAACCACGAGAAGaacaacgacgacaacgacTACCACCACTCCAGCcccaacaacaaccaccagAAGAACAACAACGACCACAACGACGACAACTCCCGCGCCCATTCTCCTAGAAGATGAGCTGCCCGCCAGCGTGGAGGAGCAATCGCTGGAGGAAGACGATGGTGAGACCACCAAGCTGAGACCCGAGGTCGTTGAGGTTGATAATGGTGAAAAATTGGAGGCTGTGGACCTGGCTCATGAGGAAACCGAACTGACACAGCAGCAAAATCAATTAGatgagcagcaacatcaggaGGAGGAACAGAAACATCAAGAGGAGGAACAACATAGGattgagcagcagcagaaccaagaggaggagcagcagcagcagcatcagcaggtCATAGCCCAGGCCAGCGACGCAGAGCTTCCTCAATCCTCACAAGATGCCACCACTGGAGTCCAACAGCTGCTCACACCCGCAGATGTACCAACCGAGGATGCCATTAATGCGGAGCAGGAAACTGAGGCTGGACCCACCGAAGATTACCCATACAAGATCGATGAGGAGTATACGGAGGAGCACAATGACAAGCCAGAAGCTCCAGAACTGACAGTGGATCAACCTGAGCACGAAGAATCCCCTGTAGCACCTGAAATCGTGCCCATCGAAGCGGATGAGGAGGCTGCTGAGGCCTCGGGTGGTCAAGAGATTGCCTCATCGCCCATCGACGATACCATGAAATTCGATTATGAAACCTCAGTGGATGAAGTTGAGCCAGCCAAGCCAGAAGATGAGAGGGAGACGGAGGCAGTACACCAGGCGACTAATGAGGGGGTGGTGCCCATCGATACCGAGAGCGAGACTGATGCAGAGTCTAGCACCGAGCCCCAGATCCAgacgcagctgctgcaggaggATGGAGAGCCAGAGACATCGCAGACTGTGGCCGATGAAGAACTGATCCCGGTTAATGAAGCTGAAATCGAAAGTGTGACGAAGGCAGCCGACGAGGCCGAGGAGATACCGGAGGAGGAAACACCTGAGGATCTGGCCTCTGGAGATCATGAGCTGGATGTTGCTGTAGCCAGCCACGACGATGAGGTGGAGCCGCCCAAGCAGGAGGAGCCAACAGAAGCGTTGAAGATCGAACAGCCAGCCCAGGTGGAGAGTGAAAGCCAAAACGTCGACGAGGTGGGAAAACCAGAGGAGCCACAGACcgaaatggaaatagaaaaagaaaaagaagaaacgcCAGCGACCGAAGCCGCAGAAGTGGAGCTGCCGGCCACAGAAGCCAAACCAGATATGGAATCCGAGATCGATCAGGTGGAACAAAGCGCCGACATCAAGCCGACAAGTGGCGAAGATGATTTAAATGAAGCCAATCAATTAAATCAAGACCAAGTCACCGAGCAAGCCGCTCTCGAGCAGGAGGAGATCGAAGAAAAAGAGCCCGAGCAGGTGGTGGATATGCATCAAGATGCAGATGAAGCCACAACGGAGAAACCAGTCCAAGATCACgaccaggaggaggtggaggcaATCACCGAAGCGGAGCACGGACAATTGACATACCCAACAAATGATGATGAATTGGCGCCAGTGGAAATAGAACCAGAGCTGACCACAGAGGAACCAGAAATCGCTGAGAATACCACCGAGCTTAccgagcaacagcagcagcagcagcaggatgaggaggagaTTGCAGAGGCGGCACTCGCACATGAGGAGCAGTTGCAGCAGGTGGAGCCcgaggaaaatgcaaatgcaattaagaCGCCCGAAGTGTCGGAAGCAATTGCAGAGCCCCAGGCGGATCTGGAAACCCCGTCAGCCACCGAGAAGGAGATCGAACCACAGACAGCGGACCATGTCGAGGAGGAGCCAGTGGCGATAACCGAGCGCATTCAAGAGGcagagccagagccagaaATTGAGCCCACTAATGACGAGGTGTCGCAGGTGGATGCGGACCAGGCCAAGCTAGAGCTGCCAATTAAGAGCGATGCCGAAATCTCGGAGGAAGCCACCGAGGAACCTGCTCAGACGGAGGTTGCTCCCGAAGTGGAAACGGAAACCGAGGCCAGTGAAAGTGCTCAGACATCTCCAGAGATTAGCGTAGAGCAAGACGAAGTTGCGATCGATAAAAACGAGAATGACAACATTATCCAGGGGGCCGAACCCAATGAAGAGAAGGAACTAATCCCGGAACCACAACCTATGCCTGAAGAGGAGGACTTGCCAGTTCAAGAGGAAGCTGTTCCGGAGGAACAGGAGTTGGCCAAGCCAGAAATGGACTATACCAGCGTGGAGCATCTACAGGAACTTTCCCAGCCAGAAGAAACGACTGCTGCTATTGAAGCGGAAGAATCTGACTCTCGCGAGTCCACTTTGGCTCCAGAGGCTCCAGATGCACATATTGCCATTGTGAGCGAGGAACGCGATCCCGAACATGATCCTCAGAACTTCCATGAGAGCGAGAGCATTGCTGATATCCTCAGCGACTTGATGTTGGAGGGTGACAGCACTGTGCCCCCTGTtccatttggccagcagccCGCCCAAACGGTTCCCATGGTGGAGGCCAACTCGGAGAACGAGGAGGAACAAGCACATGAAGCCATTTCGGATCTCCAGGCTGAAGCCGATGAGACCCAGGATCATGCCGAGCAAGTGGAACCGGTTAACGAGCAAGGAACTGCTATTCCCGAACTGTTTGCAGAGGCAGCTAAGGATGAAGAAGATGTCCCAGCTCTCCCAGAATCTGAAGAAGCGAAAACCGAACCACCAAGCGCTCTAGAGGAGGAGCAGCCCATCCCCAGTGAAGGGGAGCAAACGCCCGTGGAAGAGGAGCACCAGGATGATGAAGAGGAGCACCAGCAGGATCAAGAGGAACATCagcaggatgaggaggagcCCCTTAAGGAAGTAGAAACGGAATCCCTGCCAGAAGAAGCCACCACAGAAAAGTTCCAAGAGCCCGAGCCCGAAGAATATAACACTCCGTTGCCCGAGGAACTGCCCTTCGATCTTACAGATCACTCCGATGTGCACCGCTTCAATGAGCTGCAATCCGAAAGTCTAGTTCTGGAATCCACCACCAACATCGATGGTCTGCAGGAACTGGACAACAACCATATTGAGGAAGAGGAGCCAGCAGCTCATGCCATTCCACATGAGGAGGCCACACCCAATCCCGCTGACATTGTGGAGATCACCACCCAGACCATGTTGGGCCTGGCCAGTCGTGTGACCCTTATGGAGCCCGCTGCTCCTGTCGTGACCACGCTAATGCCCCTGATGACCGCCGATGAACCCACGCCGGAACCCGTTTCTCCAGCAGCCATTCCTTCCGCCTCTCTGGCTGCCATCAAGCCTGGTTCAGAATTGCGCAAGCGCGTGGATTTGGGCCTCGAAGCAGTTTCCCTGGGATTAGCCTGCAGCAGCGATCGTCAGTGCCAGTTGGCTGATCCCCACACCGTGTGCAATAGACGAGGAGTCTGCGATTGCGCTGTCGGAGAAGAGGGATCGCAGTGCAGCGCCGAGAGAACCGGATGCAGTCCGGGAACCTTCCAG TGCCGCTCGAGTGGCGTGTGCATCTCATGGTTCTTTGTGTGCGACGGCCGCGCCGACTGCAATGACGCCTCCGACGAGGAGTGCACCCACAACGCCCGCCTCAACCAGACCTGCCCCACGGAATCCTTCCGCTGCCAGCGAAGCGGTCGCTGCATCTCGCGCGCTGCGCTGTGCGACGGACGACGGCAGTGTCCACATGGCGAGGACGAGCTGGGCTGCGATGGCAGCGTGAAGGGCGGCAACGCCTGTCCGGAGCACACCTTCCGCTGCGGCAGCGGCGAGTGCCTGCCGGAGTACGAGTACTGCAACGCGATCGTGTCCTGCAAGGACGGCAGCGATGAGCCGCCGCATCTGTGCGGATCCCGCGCCCTCCCCAACCTCTTCATGCGCCTCATCGAGGCGGGCGGCCTGCTCGGCGGTGGTCGGCGGGAGGCGGACGCCTACTGCCCGCACCGCTGCAGCAACGGACTGTGCCGCTCCACGGCCATCGTCTGCTCCGGACGGGATGGCTGCGGCGATGGCACCGACGAACAAACCTGCGCCGTGTGCC GCTGTCCCGCCCCGACTGCTGCCAGCCTGCCCGCATTCTTGGCCCGGCAACGCCCCATGCCGCTGTGGTAG
- the LOC6737273 gene encoding serine protease 1 — protein MKAFISILALAVASASGATMPRSATEKLTPVHTKDMQGRITNGYPAEEGKAPYTVGLGFSGGWWCGGSIIAHDWVLTAEHCIGDADSVTVYFGATWRTNAQFTHWVGNGNFIKHTSADIALIRIPHVDFWHMVNKVELPSYNDRYNDYNEWWAVACGWGGTYDGSPLPDYMQCVDLQIIHNSECSGYYGSVGDNILCVRTPDGKSTCGGDSGGPLVTHDGTKLVGVTNFGSVAGCQSGAPAGFQRVTYHLDWIRDHTGIAYY, from the coding sequence ATGAAAGCATTCATATCTATCCTGGCTTTGGCTGTGGCCTCGGCCTCAGGCGCCACCATGCCCCGTTCGGCCACCGAGAAACTGACCCCAGTCCACACCAAGGACATGCAGGGTCGCATCACCAACGGCTACCCGGCGGAGGAGGGCAAGGCTCCCTACACCGTGGGTCTAGGCTTCAGCGGCGgctggtggtgcggtggttcGATCATCGCCCACGATTGGGTGCTCACCGCCGAGCACTGCATCGGAGATGCTGACTCCGTGACTGTCTACTTCGGAGCCACCTGGCGCACCAACGCCCAGTTCACCCACTGGGTTGGCAACGGCAACTTCATCAAGCACACATCCGCCGACATTGCCCTCATCCGCATCCCTCACGTGGACTTCTGGCACATGGTGAACAAGGTGGAGCTGCCCAGCTACAACGATCGCTACAACGACTACAACGAGTGGTGGGCTGTTGCCTGCGGCTGGGGTGGCACCTACGACGGCAGTCCCCTGCCCGACTACATGCAGTGCGTCGATCTCCAGATCATCCACAACTCCGAGTGCTCTGGATACTATGGAAGCGTGGGAGACAACATCCTCTGCGTCAGGACTCCCGACGGCAAGTCCACCTGCGGTGGTGACTCCGGCGGCCCCCTGGTCACCCATGACGGTACCAAGCTTGTGGGAGTCACCAACTTTGGTTCCGTCGCCGGCTGCCAGTCGGGTGCTCCCGCTGGCTTCCAGCGGGTCACTTACCACCTGGACTGGATTCGCGACCATACCGGCATTGCTTACTACTGA
- the LOC6737274 gene encoding uncharacterized protein LOC6737274, whose product MDNSISIVNKLHLLTKFIEAGQFDESDRKSRKYIGLMIKDLADCVLKSVATTPTPTTPINSATYTNPSLIGAPLPPPPPYPGPHALVTSNILLRTASPRQTVPPPPDNDEQGLIGFGLRTHDENGATVISENNHNMFGRSRRQCRNCGLIIPLGHSSRSIKRVAE is encoded by the exons ATGgataattcaatttcaattgtaaataaattacaccTCTTGACCAAGTTTATAGAGGCCGGCCAATTTGACGAGTCAGACCGTAAGTCGCGCAAATATATTGGTCTGATGATCAAAGATTTGGCGGACTGCGTTTTGAAATCCGTGGCCACAACACCGACACCGACGACTCCGATCAACAGCGCCACATACACCAACCCGTCGCTAATTGGAGCTCCActtccgcctccgccgccgtACCCTGGTCCTCATGCACTGGTGACGTCCAACATTTTGTTGCGTACCGCCAGTCCCCGCCAGACCGTACCCCCGCCACCGGACAACGACGAGCAAGGACTCATCGGATTTGGACTCCGGACCCACGATGAGAACGGTGCAACCGTTATATCTGAGAACAACCATAATATGTTTGGGAGGAGCAGACGTCAGTGCAGGAATTGCGGCTTGATA aTTCCACTTGGGCATTCCAGCAGATCCATCAAACGAGTTGCCGAATAA